One segment of Macrotis lagotis isolate mMagLag1 chromosome 1, bilby.v1.9.chrom.fasta, whole genome shotgun sequence DNA contains the following:
- the RELT gene encoding tumor necrosis factor receptor superfamily member 19L, with translation MKWQRLCWSLTCFLTLLSGHQSSSLFCQDSEYQTEAGNCAVCPECPPGEEPNQECGSGLGLGTVCRACRPGTFSTSWGRSPCLPHTGCAQLRRVEAQVGTTTIDTRCGGCISGFYDPRRHPDTKCKPCSWAPMGTPGCGEPGLGRGDRQRRNVEAGLGPEVHSSENGTQAEVPEEAAAQYAVIAIVPIFCLMGLLGILLCNLLKKKGYHCTAHKDSGEEAGLEGKNGANPAYRMDDPNEDTIGVLVRLITEKKENAAALEELLKEYHSKQLVQTSYKPLPKLTQGPPAVPHICQHQHHLHTVQGLASRSGSCCSRCSQRKWPEVLLSPEAAAASTPTPSALPPRGGNSKPTPKGGRPGEITILSVGRFRVARIPEQRPSPPPPEVKTISETSEEGEAAEVPPPGLPPENKALLGSGGVRPKWLKTPASGATESKSEENRYVVRLSESNLVI, from the exons ATGAAGTGGCAGAGACTGTGCTGGTCCTTAACCTGCTTCCTCACT CTACTCAGCGGGCATCAGTCGTCCTCCCTGTTCTGCCAGGACTCCGAGTACCAGACAGAGGCAGGCAATTGTGCGGTTTGCCCCGAGTGTCCACCAGGAGAGGAGCCCAATCAG GAATGTGGTTCTGGACTGGGCCTGGGTACTGTGTGCCGGGCCTGCAGGCCAGGCACCTTTTCAACCAGCTGGGGACGAAGTCCCTGCCTGCCTCACACTGGCTGTGCCCAGCTGAGAAGGGTAGAGGCGCAGGTGGGGACCACAACCATCGATACTCGGTGCGGTGGCTGCATTTCAGG GTTTTATGATCCCAGAAGGCACCCGGACACTAAGTGCAAGCCTTGCTCTTGGGCACCTATGGGCACACCTGGCTGTGGGG AGCCAGGTCTGGGACGTGGGGACCGGCAGCGTCGGAACGTGGAGGCTGGGCTGGGGCCTGAGGTCCACTCCTCAGAGAACGGCACCCAGGCAGAAGTCCCTGAGGAAGCCGCAGCCCAGTATGCAGTCATTGCCATCGTCCCCATCTTCTGCCTGATGGGCCTGCTGGGGATTCTGCTCTGCAACCTTCTCAAGAAGAAAGGCTATCATTGCACAGCCCACAAGGATAGTGGTGAAGAAGCTGGGCTGGAGGGCAAGAATG GGGCCAACCCTGCCTACCGAATGGATGACCCCAATGAGGATACCATCGGGGTCTTAGTCCGGCTGATCACAGAGAAGAAAG AGAATGCGGCTGCCCTGGAGGAGCTGCTCAAAGAATACCACAGCAAACAACTTGTGCAGACCAGTTACAAACCTTTGCCCAA GCTGACACAAGGTCCCCCAGCCGTACCCCACATCTGCCAACACCAGCACCACCTGCACACAGTGCAAGGCCTGGCCTCACGCTCTGGGTCCTGCTGCTCGCGCTGCAGTCAAAGGAAGTGGCCGGAGGTCCTGCTGTCCCCTGAGGCCGCTGCAGCCAGCACCCCCACCCCTAGTGCACTGCCTCCCCGAGGTGGCAACAGCAAGCCCACTCCCAAGGGGGGCCGCCCAGGGGAGATCACCATCCTCTCTGTGGGCAG gTTCCGTGTGGCCCGGATCCCTGAGCAGCGACCAAGCCCACCACCCCCAGAGGTGAAAACCATCTCAGAGACCAGCGAGGAGGGGGAGGCTGCTGAAGTTCCTCCACCTGGGCTCCCCCCTGAGAACAAGGCCCTTCTGGGCAGTGGTGGAGTACGACCCAAATGGCTGAAAACTCCAGCATCAGGGGCAACGGAGAGCAAATCAGAG gaAAATCGATACGTGGTCAGGCTGAGTGAATCCAACTTGGTTATCTGA